The Nitrososphaerales archaeon sequence TGAAGGGAGAAGCTATTAGCATGGAATCGATAGCAAGCATCTTCGATTCATCTGGCGCGAAGAGTCTGATAACTGTTGATATACATAGCGAAAAGTCGCTCTCATTCTTCACCATATCAGCATACAATGTATCTGCTGTTCCGTTGCTGGCAAACTATTTCAAATCAAAGAACCTCGTAAATCCCATTGTGGTATCTCCAGATATTGGCGGAGGGCCCCGGGCTGAAGATTTTGCAAAGATCCTTAATACAGAATCGATTGCTCTGCCAAAACACAGGGACAGGAGTACGGGCGAAGTTAGAATAGTCGCTAGTGTAGGAGTAGAAAGAGCAAGGGATCGTGATGCCATAATAGTTGATGATATGATAAGCACTGGGGGCAGTATAGTAAAAGCTGCCGAAGTCATGAAAGAAGCTGGTTGCAAAGATATCTATGTTGCATGTACGCATGCACTACTGCTCGATGATGCTTTAGACAGGATAAAAAATGCGGGAGTGAAGCAAGTGGTTGGTACAAACACAGTACCAAGCCAAGTTAGCAAGGTTGATGTGGCACCGGTTATATGTGATCAAGTTAAGAAGTTATGAACGAAATTATGGAGGATATGCATTTCTTCATACATAGCGGTGATCACCCAAAGCTAGCTAGGGCTGAATTGCATGCACTCGTAAAAAGTTATCACCCAAATACACGCTTGCAAAACTTTGATGAAAGAGTTTCATTAATTTATGGACGCCTTTCTCTACAGAAAATTTCCTCACGCACCGCATACACAAAGTATGCTGGGAGATTGTTGAAATTGTCGGATCTTGATTTTGATATTAATGGATATCCCATGAACTGCAAAAAATTTGCATGTAAGCTGATCAATCTATCAGACAAGCATGCGAACATGGAATCACTTACCAGCATTGGAAAGTACATCAAAGAAAGGTACCCATGGATGCGTGTATCTCTTGAAAATCCTGATGTCACTGTTCTATACATAGTTACAAACAGTGGTTCGTTGGTAGGTATTGTGGATTACAATAGCCATCGTTTGAAGCAGAGTGCAAGAAGCAGACCTTACTTCCATCCAGTAGCCTTGGAACCCCGATTGAGTAGGGTAATGATCAATTTGACGATGTGTAAGGAAAATGATCTATTGCTTGATCCTTTCTGTGGTACGGGCAGTATACTGCTTGATGCAGCAGCTATGAATATACGCACTATAGGATGTGATATTTCTGAAAAGATGTGCTATGGTGCACTTGCCAATGCAGGCATGAACAGCGCAATAGTGAATTGTGATGCACTATCATTACCTTTGCAGTTGAAATTTGTCGATGGTATAGCAACCGATCTTCCATATGGCAGGGCCGCATCAACGATGAAAAGATCTGCAAAGAAGTTGCTTGAGGACTTTGTGTCTCTAGTATCTGAAATGAAGGGAAAGAGATGCTGTGTTATGTGCAGGAAGGGTGATGAGCAGCTGTTTGATAATATTGTGGAGCAGTATGACATATACGAGCACAGGAATTTAACAAGGAATCTGATGGTACTATGCAGCTGAAGGTTTTCCTGTTGGGAACAGCATCTGCCATGCCTACGTATGAGAGGGGCTTGAGCTCTGTAGCTCTGGTAAGGGGGAATGAGGTGCTATTATTTGATGCTGGAGAGGGGATGCAGCGCAACTTCATCAAGGCAGGCATAGGCACCAACAGGAAGATGAAGGTCTTCATAACGCATATGCACAGCGATCATTGTGTTGGTTTGCTTGGACTATTGCAAACAATGACATTGCAGAATAGAGACATGCCCATACAGCTTTATGGACCAGAGCAGATAGGTGATTTCATCAACAGCAATATGAAACTGCTCAACTTCGGTCTTACATTTCCATTAACTGTTCGTGCGGTAAGCGAAGGTATCATATCTCAAGAGAAAGATTATGTTGTAAGGGCAAAACTTGCAAGGCATTCTGTAAGGACATACAGTTACTGCCTTGAGGAACGTGAAAGACCCGGAACATTTTATCCTGACAAGGCTAGAGCTTTGGGCATACCCCAAGGACGGCTGTGGCACAGGTTGCAGCATGGTGAAGATATAGAATTCAACGGAATTATAGTAAGGTCAAGCGATGTTACGGGAAGTAAGAGAAAGGGAAGAAAGATAGGGATCTCTGGTGATACAAGACCTGATGACGGTCTGGTAGATTTCTTTCGCGACTGTGATCTTCTTATATTTGATTCAACATATGGTGATGAGCATAAGGACAAGGCCGCAGAAAACATGCATTCAACAGCGAGGGAAGCTGCGATACTTGCTAGGAAGGCAAATGTGAAACAGCTTGTACTTACACACTTTAGCGCAAGATACGATGATACAGGTGTGCTGGTTAGGGAAGCCTTAGAAGTTCATCCTAATGTTGTTGCTGGAAGTGACCTGATGAGCATCGATGTTCCATACCCTGATTGATTAAAAAAAGCAAAATAGCTGTTGTCATTTTTTCTTTATTGACAATGTCTTTTGAATTTCGCTTACTGCATTCAGAAACTTCTTCTTTGCCTCGAACTCCTCGTTTGCCTTGATCACTATCTCCGACGGCGAAAGCATTACGTCCTTCACCACCATAGGTAAGCTCAATCCAAGCACCTCACTCAACATACCAAACAGGTTGGTAAATTTCATACCATCTCTAAAGCTATAGGTAGTGTTACCGTCTTTGAAGACGGGCACAGGTTCAACAGGAATAACCAAGTCCGGAGATGCAAGTTCTTCTATGAAGGTACTCTTATCCTTTTCAATCATATCAACCAGAAGGTCTCTTTGCCTGACAAGTTCATCTCTAACCTTTTCAAGACTGCCAAGTTCATCATGATAGTCAATGCCAATCATCTTTGCAAAACTGGTTTCTATTTGACTCTTGAGGGGAAGCTCGTGAATTCTTGCGTTAACATTTGAAAGCTCTTCGTCAACTTTGAAGAGGTGTTCCCTGTTAGCCTTTATTCTTGCAGCAACCTCTTCCAGATAGGTAAAGTCAGCCATTGCTTGCACATCCTTGCTAGCTGAAGTGATGCACAACGTCCATTAGTGCCTGCTTGAACTCCTCATTTGTCAATCCCCACTTCGCGTACTCCTCCCTATATGAATCCCAGGACTCTTCAGCAACACGTGCAATTTCCAGTATTTTCGGTCCAATCGCCTTTGTGTTTACTAGTATCATAACACTTGCTTGCTCTCTTTCGATTATCGGTATCTTGACAAATATCATCCTCGACTCCTCCATGTTGAACCTCTCCTTTATTATCGCCTTCAACGCTTCTCTTTCCTTCATGTCAAATTCTCCGCTAACCTTCACCAGAGCACAGCAGGAATCTCTTGGGCCGCCCTTGTCCCTAATCACACTTTCATCTAAATCGAAGAGGATCGCGTCTTCCCGGTGACGCACAGCTTCAATTATTCCTTCCATCGTATTGCTCTTTCCACTAGGGATCAGAGACCAATGACCATCATCAGGCACAAGCGGTATAACCCATGGGATGGCAAACTTTGGACGTTTCGTTGCAAGCCATGTTCTGTAGTTTGACATGTCCCACTCTGTCTCCCTTGCAAATGAAGCTATGAACATAGAGATAGCGTTAGCCGCAAGCAGGTTCATGCCCTTATAGTCCCGCCACCCAACTTCCTGCTCTTTGGGCAGATCGTCAATTATAGATGGAACCTTGGAAAGCTTCTGGTCAAACCTGTGCGCAAGCTGCCTTAGCGCTTTGTTATCAAGAAGTATGGAACAGTCGGAATATTTTATCTGGTATTCCAAGTTCATCACTATATTCACCGTTGCAGCCTCGTATATGACAGGATCCCATCCAAACTCTGGGAGTAGTCCAAAAGTTGCTACCGTCGCACCGCCGCCAATGTCTTTCTTTATATGCTGCATGAAGGCACATGCAAAGGAGCTGCCAGTTCCTCCACCCATTGCAAAAGGCACCGTAAAACCTCTTACCGGCTCCGGCGACAGTGTTGCCAGTTGCTTCTGGAAATCGAATTTGGTAGAGACCTCCTTCATGAAACGAGTTCTACCCTCGGCCCAATTTCTAGCCGCTCCACCAGCGCCATGTATTACATGTTTGTCCCTCAAAGCAAAGAGATCTGGGTATGACTGAAGAATTAGATTGGCAGCCCTTGGGTCAAGATCCACCAGCAGTGCTCTTGGTATAAGCGGTACTTCGCCCCCGCCGTACGAATTGGAGAATCTTAGAATAGTACTTCCGTACCTTTTCAGCACCTTGGCCTCTTCCTTCTCACCGTGCAGAACGGGTCTAAGTGGATCAGCGCCCACATCAAGCAGCAACCTTCTATAGGATTCTGCACCAAGACCTATCCCGCAATGTCCAAAACAGGTCATTATAACTGGCGCGGGTGGAAGTGGAGCAAATTTAGCCAAACTCTAGAGCACCTTCCATCATACAGCATATTAGTATGGTTACGATTTAAGGAACATGACGAACCGTTTAGGAACGCACTGTCCGGTTAATATGCTAATTCGCATCATATGCAGATGGATGAATCAGGTAGAATTGAACTGCCAGTTTGGTACTAGCAAAAAGTGATGCTATTCCCTTGGCTACTAACTTTTATTCGTGTATATATAATCAGGCATGTGTTACCTCTTCGCTTACTTGTGATAATTGCAATTGTTCTTGTCTCTATAGGGGCCTTCGTTCTTATTAGCCCAAACATCCCGGCCAGAAGCAGTGTAAACGATGCAGTCGGAGACGCGGTGCCCGTAAGAGTTCACGAAACGGCCTTGGAGCCAGTGCTACAGCCATATCACGATATCAGGAGTGCAAGTGTGCAGCGCTTGAACGGAAAGGAATTGGTGCTAACGTTGGAATTGCTTGGCGATCCTAACCTTAATACTGAACATGAAATAGTGTACATATGGGTGATGGAATACCCAACTATAGTAGGAACACAGAGGTACACGATAATTGTGCCCCACTTTCCTTCAGAGCTTGGATTGTCTGCAGGATGGCATATAGCAATATTTGATAACAATGCGCAGAGGTACGTTGTTCCATTGAAAAGCATAGGATCGATGCCAGGCAAGGTCGAGGTAAACATAGATCCTAAGCTAATGGGAAACCCGTCCTTTTTCTGGTGGCAGGCATTTGTAATGATCAGGGTAGAGCTCCAGTTTGACAGGCCACCAGACTTTCTGGTCGACAGCGCTCCGGATAACTACACTGTGCTATTGGGACCTTTCAGCTGATCAGGTGCTTCAATCTATCAACCGACCTGAAGGGATCTGTTGCTGATTCAACCACATATGGACCAATAAATCCAAGTTTCTTGCATCCATTTACTAATTTCTTCCAATCAATCGTGCCTTCACCAACATTCAGATGTCCATCGCTCTTGCCATCGTTATCCGTAACATGTATCTGCATGAACTTAGAAGCGTATTTCTGCACAAATTCATCAATATTCCCAGCCATATTAGCATGTCCCGTATCAAAAACTATGTAAACGTTCACATTGTTGTTTTTTATAAACTCATCAAACTCTGCTGGCGTTGATAGATAACCGACGTTTGGTGGCATGTTTTCTATGCCAAGCTTTAATCCCCTAGCCTTGCTGTAGTCTATCAATTCAAGCAAAGCTTCCCTGTTGAGCTCTTCCGAACGCGTGTCATATGCAAACAACTTTGAACCCGGATGCTGTACAAAGCCAACAGCTCCTATATCGACTGCATGATCGATCGAGAGTTTCAGCCTGGTTAATGCCATCTTCCTTTGCTCACCTCGTGGATTAGAAATATTTGAGGATGGATCGAAGGGGCAGTGAACCGTGAACTTTACTTCTCTTACTTTTTTCAACGAATCTATCGTAAGATCATTATCAAGGGCGGTTGTCTTGAAATCGACCACCTCTGCAACTGATATATCCTTTATGTTCATCTTCAAATCGTCGATAAAATTCTCAACAGTGTTTTCGAAAAGTGTTATATACATGCTGGAAATGCCTAGCACACTCTAGAAAATATGGTTTTAACTTATAAACCAATGGAATTGAAACTTTAATATTTGATCGTAATCGAATGATCAAGTGATATGGTTCAGGTACCACTCGAGGTATTTGACAAATTTAAAGAACTGATGACTACGGAGTCACTGGAGCTTATGCAGAGGGTGGCAGAACACTACAGGTTCGGCGGTGCATATAAGGTATCTGCTGGCAACGCCTATAGAGGTATAGATATCATAAAGCCAACACTGGAAGAGCTTTCAAAGCTGGAGTAGTTAGGACACAAGCCAATTAATTATGGATTGCAACTGGTTGGTTGTTATTGTAATCTTTATGGGGCCTAGTGGGGATTCAGATTCTTCCTCACATATCGATACTATTCCAGCATACGCAGCTTGCTTGTTAAGGTAGAACCATGTTGAATTTGCAATTCTGTTATCTTCAAGCACCCTACTCAATACGCCAAGCACTGCACGTGACCTTGCCTGCTCATAGATCTTGCTCAAGGACTCTATATTTCTCGATTCTGTAACCACTTTGTTATCTGTAAACTCAGGTGTGCAGTTGGTTAAAACGTTCTTGACAGCTCGTATCACCTTCTCTACATCTTCCGAAGGATAAACATGGCATTCAGCCCTAATGTCAAGTGAAACGTCTGGAGCCCTTCTCAACTTCTTTCCTCCACTTGCTGACTACCTCTAATGCCTTTTGCTGCAGCTCCTTTATTGTTCCATCATTAGTTATTATGCTATCAGCATAGGAGATCGCTTCGCCTATACCTACATCAAGCTCCCTTTTATCCCTGTGCAGGAATTCGTCCTCTGTCTTTGGAGCGTCCTTTCTCTTTCTTCCAGTTAGGAATCTGAAACGTGTTTCTTTAGGCGCATGTATTCCTAGGATCTTTACGATACCATGCTTCCTCAGAACATCTACCTCATGCACGCTCCTAAGGCCGTCAACCGCAACAAACATGCTAGAATCCTTCATAATCCTTTGCACAACTAGATATGCAATAGCCCCCGGACCATGTATCTTTCTTAACTTGAGCATAAGTTTTCCCAAGTTAACGTCATCCTGCTCCAGACCCTGTCTTGCAGCCTCTTCCCTCACAACATCGCCCATGGTAATTACTTTGAAACCGTTTTCCTTTAATGCCTGCGCTACCGTTGTTTTTCCAGCGCCTGGCATACCGGTTATACAAACAATTAGTGGTAAGGGCACGCAATTGGTGCAAATACGATAGAATAAAACCTTATCCTTGTTATGCAAATAATAGATAGAAATATTTAACATTTCATTTGCATAGCGATCATGAGATCGTTAACTGAATATCTTACATTCAACACACCGACAAGGAGAGCTTTCATTAACATAACACATAGGGTCGAAGAAATGGTGAGGAAAAGTGGCATAAAGGAAGGGTTATGCTTGGTAAATGCCATGCATATAACGGCAAGTGTCTTCATCAATGATGATGAAAAGCGATTGCATGAAGACTATGATAGATGGTTGGAAGAACTAGCGTCACATGAACCCATTGACCAATATAAACACAATAGAACGGGAGAGGATAATGCTGATGCCCATTTGAAAAGACAGGTAATGGGCAGAGAAGTGGTAGTTGCGGTAACAAATGGAAAGCTGGACTTTGGTCCGTGGGAGCAGATCTTCTTTGGCGAATTTGATGGAAGGCGCAGCAAGAGGGTGCTTGTTAAAGTTATAGGCGAATAATGAGGTTACCATAAGTAATATAAGCACTTTGAATAAGATTAGTAAAGATGCGCACGTTTGTAGCAGTAGAAGTTAGTAGCAAGGAAGCCGTGCAGAGTATGCTTGAGTTTCAGAAAACATTGTTACGGACTGGGTTGAAGGCCAAGCCGGTAAATGCAAACCAGTTGCATTTTACGCTAATGTTTCTTGGCGAAATCAATGAGGCTATGCTACAATCAATAAAAAGCAAATTAGCTGACATGAAATTTGAACCCATAGATGTATCATACAGTGGTGTTGGTGTATTCCCTAACAGCAAGTTCGTTCGTGTGATATGGATAGGTGTAGATGACGATTCTGCACCAAAGTTGATAAAGTTGGCAAAGGAAGTCGAGTCAAGATTGAATGCGTTAGGATTCTATAGCGACAAACCCTTCACGCCGCATGTAACTTTGTTTAGAGTGAATGGAAAGATACGCGATATTAATTCGATAAGGGTTTTCAAGGACAAGAAATTTGGGACAGATACATTAAAAATAGTAAAGGTGAAGAAGAGCGAACTAACTTCAACTGGACCAATTTACAGCGACCTGTTCATGGTGGGGAGTACTTGATGTATGACGTTTTCCAGCAGGCACACAAGCTGGTGGAACCAACAAAAAATGAGATTGATTTTGTGGATAGAGTAGCTAGGAAAGCATTTGCGCTTGTGAAGGAACATTCAACAAAGTTCAAGGGGGTGGTTGACGTTCTCTTTGGCGGTTCATATGCAAAAGGTACATGGCTCAAAGGCGATGTTGATATAGACATTTTCGTTAAGGTGAGTCAAGATCTTAGGGAGCAGGAGTTTGAAAGAATTGGAAAGGATCTGGGAAAGCTTGCACTTAAGAAGTACAAACCATATTTGCGTTATTCCGAGCACCCATATGTCGAGGCCTTCGTGGATGATATCAGGGTAAACGTGGTTCCGTGCTACGATGTGGAGAAAGGCAAATGGAAAAGTGCTGCAGACAGATCGCCATACCATACTCAACTGGTGAAGCAATCCTTTGACGATGAGAAGAGGCGTGAAGTACGTCTGCTTAAGAAGTTCATGAAAACAATGGGAATATACGGTGCTGAAATAGCTACAAATGGTTTTAGTGGTTATGTGTGTGAAGTTTTGATCCTGAAGTATGGAACATGTATGAAGGTCTTGGAAGCATCTGCAGAATTCAAAGAGAGGCAGGTTATAAGTTTGGAAAGTGTTGAAGATAATATCATCAAGCTCTTTGACAGTTCATTGATAATAATCGATCCTGTGGACAGTAGGAGAAATCTTGGCACGGCTATATCTGATGAAAACGTTGGAAAACTAATACTCACATCAAGGAGGTTCATTATGAAACCGAGTATAAAATTTTTCAGGGGTGTGCCTAGCAGGAAAGAATTAAAGTTTACAGACAACATCATTTTAGTTGAATTCAATTACAAAGATAGAAGTCCAGACATCATATGGGGGCAGCTGAAGAGTAGTGCAAAAACAGTTGCAAAACAACTGTCAATCAACGGCTTTAATGTGATACGATACGTAACATCTACCAATGAGGAAGGTAATGCAGCATTTGCTTTCATGATTGATTCCATGCAATTGCCAGGGAAGATTGTAAGGCAAGGACCTAAAGTTTTCGATAGGAAAGACAGCGATAAGTTCATTGCCAAGAATCTTAAGAAGAGTCAGATAATCTGGATCGGGGATGAAGCAAGGATGTACGCATTGCTGGACAACAAATTTACTGATGCAGTAACATTTCTCAAGTTTCTATTCTCTAAGAATATTAATAGTAGTGGTATTGCTCCTGGCTTGATTGATGATATAAGAAGAGGATACCGAATTTATAGCGGTAAGAAGGTGAAATGGGTGCGAGAAAACTTTGTGAAGGAGGCAATAGGTGAACTTGTTACGACAGATCAATTTGCGTTCGGTTGAGACAGATTCTTTGGTAGGCGCACCGTTCAGTGCAGTCCTAGGCTATCCTAGATGCTCAATGGATGAATTGACAAGCAGGGTAAATGAATTGAAGGTAAATGGAGTGCATGCCATTATTTTTGAAGGTACGAGCATGATAGGAAAATTGAACGTAGTGGGCAAGGGATGTGTAAGTGTTGTTGTAAAAGCAACTACAAATGGCACTGTTATCGCACTTAAGATAAGGAGAACCGATGCTGGCCGTCAAACTATGGAAAGAGAGGCACGTTTTCTGGAACTTGCCAATAAGGTTGATGTCGGTCCTAAGTTGATCAGGGGCAGCAAGAACTTTTTGCTGATGGAGTTCATAGATGGTACAAGCCTTTTCAGATATCTGGAAAAGGAAAATGGAATGGATAGTATTCGTAAGGCAGCATCAGAAATCTTGGATCAGTGCTACAGGCTTGACGAAATGGGTTTGGATCATGGGGAACTGAGTGATATGAGGGAACATATAATTATAGCAGATAATGGCAAGATTACAATAATTGATTTTGAAAGTGCTAGCACTAATAGAAGAGTTTCTAACGTTACCGCTTCAACGCAATACCTCTTCATCGGCGGTGCCTTTGCAAAGAATAACAGGAAATTGCTGAAGATTCGTTCCATTGATCCCATCATAGAATCATTGAGAGAGTATAAGAAAAATGTTAGTAAGGAGAACTTTGAACGCTTGAAACAAACGCTTAGCCTATGATCGTACATTTTTATAATATGTAAATGATTAAACTGCCGTGCATATTGAGGTTCGTGAATTAAAGACCGTCAGTTTGAGGGGTGGAACTGTTATAGACGGCTTCCCAACGGTCGGACTTGCTAACGCGATCGCCTGTGAATGCATAATCGAATCCTTGCAGTTAGAACCAGTTGCGATCATCGATTCCGACATGTTTCCTTCAATGGCAACCATATACAGATCAAAACCTTACTTTCCTGCTAGGATACACGCGAATGAAGAATTGAATTTAGCTGTCTTCATCTCTGAACTAACCTTGAAGGAACCATTGCTTAAAGGTATAGGCAAACTGGTCATTCAGTGGGCTAAAGAGCACGAATGCTCCCTTGTGTTGAGTGTAGCAGGCATGCCAGTTGATGAAGGTGAACATGTAGATGGCATGGATATACTGGGTGCTGGTAGCAGTGAAAGAGCGCTGCAAAAGATTAGGGAAAAGAAGATTGCTATACTGGAACATGGAGCGGTGTCCGGCATACCTGGCATATTGCTTAGCGAAGGAAGGCTTGAAAATATAGACGTGATTGTGTTCTTGATTAAGGTGCTGAAGGATGTTCCAGATTTTCGGGCTGCAGCCTTGGTATCTCAAATATTGTCAGAGTTTGCACCTTCCTGCAAGTGTGATACTGCCAGTCTTGTACTGGAGGCTGAAAAGGTGGAGAGGAGGTTAAAGAAGATACAGACTGAAAGCAAATCGTACACAGATATAATGTATGGATAATTTCACTTTAGCTTTGGTTTGAGCCCATGTTTATTCAATTCCTTTGCACACCACCCCCGCCGGCAGAATCCAAT is a genomic window containing:
- a CDS encoding ribose-phosphate pyrophosphokinase, which translates into the protein MSKEICVIAGPASKDLARSIAEILVAEVIDVELKVFPDGESKVRIDGDPSGKFSLVVQSTYPPVNAKLLEALFTIRKASKMGADVCAVIPYLAYARQDKEFVKGEAISMESIASIFDSSGAKSLITVDIHSEKSLSFFTISAYNVSAVPLLANYFKSKNLVNPIVVSPDIGGGPRAEDFAKILNTESIALPKHRDRSTGEVRIVASVGVERARDRDAIIVDDMISTGGSIVKAAEVMKEAGCKDIYVACTHALLLDDALDRIKNAGVKQVVGTNTVPSQVSKVDVAPVICDQVKKL
- a CDS encoding DNA methyltransferase; the protein is MSDLDFDINGYPMNCKKFACKLINLSDKHANMESLTSIGKYIKERYPWMRVSLENPDVTVLYIVTNSGSLVGIVDYNSHRLKQSARSRPYFHPVALEPRLSRVMINLTMCKENDLLLDPFCGTGSILLDAAAMNIRTIGCDISEKMCYGALANAGMNSAIVNCDALSLPLQLKFVDGIATDLPYGRAASTMKRSAKKLLEDFVSLVSEMKGKRCCVMCRKGDEQLFDNIVEQYDIYEHRNLTRNLMVLCS
- the rnz gene encoding ribonuclease Z; the encoded protein is MQLKVFLLGTASAMPTYERGLSSVALVRGNEVLLFDAGEGMQRNFIKAGIGTNRKMKVFITHMHSDHCVGLLGLLQTMTLQNRDMPIQLYGPEQIGDFINSNMKLLNFGLTFPLTVRAVSEGIISQEKDYVVRAKLARHSVRTYSYCLEERERPGTFYPDKARALGIPQGRLWHRLQHGEDIEFNGIIVRSSDVTGSKRKGRKIGISGDTRPDDGLVDFFRDCDLLIFDSTYGDEHKDKAAENMHSTAREAAILARKANVKQLVLTHFSARYDDTGVLVREALEVHPNVVAGSDLMSIDVPYPD
- a CDS encoding sugar phosphate isomerase/epimerase family protein, translating into MYITLFENTVENFIDDLKMNIKDISVAEVVDFKTTALDNDLTIDSLKKVREVKFTVHCPFDPSSNISNPRGEQRKMALTRLKLSIDHAVDIGAVGFVQHPGSKLFAYDTRSEELNREALLELIDYSKARGLKLGIENMPPNVGYLSTPAEFDEFIKNNNVNVYIVFDTGHANMAGNIDEFVQKYASKFMQIHVTDNDGKSDGHLNVGEGTIDWKKLVNGCKKLGFIGPYVVESATDPFRSVDRLKHLIS
- a CDS encoding RNA-binding domain-containing protein, encoding MRRAPDVSLDIRAECHVYPSEDVEKVIRAVKNVLTNCTPEFTDNKVVTESRNIESLSKIYEQARSRAVLGVLSRVLEDNRIANSTWFYLNKQAAYAGIVSICEEESESPLGPIKITITTNQLQSIINWLVS
- a CDS encoding AAA family ATPase, with the protein product MPLPLIVCITGMPGAGKTTVAQALKENGFKVITMGDVVREEAARQGLEQDDVNLGKLMLKLRKIHGPGAIAYLVVQRIMKDSSMFVAVDGLRSVHEVDVLRKHGIVKILGIHAPKETRFRFLTGRKRKDAPKTEDEFLHRDKRELDVGIGEAISYADSIITNDGTIKELQQKALEVVSKWRKEVEKGSRRFT
- a CDS encoding secondary thiamine-phosphate synthase enzyme YjbQ, which codes for MRSLTEYLTFNTPTRRAFINITHRVEEMVRKSGIKEGLCLVNAMHITASVFINDDEKRLHEDYDRWLEELASHEPIDQYKHNRTGEDNADAHLKRQVMGREVVVAVTNGKLDFGPWEQIFFGEFDGRRSKRVLVKVIGE
- the thpR gene encoding RNA 2',3'-cyclic phosphodiesterase — encoded protein: MRTFVAVEVSSKEAVQSMLEFQKTLLRTGLKAKPVNANQLHFTLMFLGEINEAMLQSIKSKLADMKFEPIDVSYSGVGVFPNSKFVRVIWIGVDDDSAPKLIKLAKEVESRLNALGFYSDKPFTPHVTLFRVNGKIRDINSIRVFKDKKFGTDTLKIVKVKKSELTSTGPIYSDLFMVGST
- the cca gene encoding CCA tRNA nucleotidyltransferase, with protein sequence MYDVFQQAHKLVEPTKNEIDFVDRVARKAFALVKEHSTKFKGVVDVLFGGSYAKGTWLKGDVDIDIFVKVSQDLREQEFERIGKDLGKLALKKYKPYLRYSEHPYVEAFVDDIRVNVVPCYDVEKGKWKSAADRSPYHTQLVKQSFDDEKRREVRLLKKFMKTMGIYGAEIATNGFSGYVCEVLILKYGTCMKVLEASAEFKERQVISLESVEDNIIKLFDSSLIIIDPVDSRRNLGTAISDENVGKLILTSRRFIMKPSIKFFRGVPSRKELKFTDNIILVEFNYKDRSPDIIWGQLKSSAKTVAKQLSINGFNVIRYVTSTNEEGNAAFAFMIDSMQLPGKIVRQGPKVFDRKDSDKFIAKNLKKSQIIWIGDEARMYALLDNKFTDAVTFLKFLFSKNINSSGIAPGLIDDIRRGYRIYSGKKVKWVRENFVKEAIGELVTTDQFAFG
- a CDS encoding RIO1 family regulatory kinase/ATPase, which translates into the protein MRSVETDSLVGAPFSAVLGYPRCSMDELTSRVNELKVNGVHAIIFEGTSMIGKLNVVGKGCVSVVVKATTNGTVIALKIRRTDAGRQTMEREARFLELANKVDVGPKLIRGSKNFLLMEFIDGTSLFRYLEKENGMDSIRKAASEILDQCYRLDEMGLDHGELSDMREHIIIADNGKITIIDFESASTNRRVSNVTASTQYLFIGGAFAKNNRKLLKIRSIDPIIESLREYKKNVSKENFERLKQTLSL
- a CDS encoding PAC2 family protein, giving the protein MHIEVRELKTVSLRGGTVIDGFPTVGLANAIACECIIESLQLEPVAIIDSDMFPSMATIYRSKPYFPARIHANEELNLAVFISELTLKEPLLKGIGKLVIQWAKEHECSLVLSVAGMPVDEGEHVDGMDILGAGSSERALQKIREKKIAILEHGAVSGIPGILLSEGRLENIDVIVFLIKVLKDVPDFRAAALVSQILSEFAPSCKCDTASLVLEAEKVERRLKKIQTESKSYTDIMYG